ATCTTTTGAAGGAGACTGCATTTAAACTGACTAACTGTGTTACAGAACAAGTAACCCCTACAGATCAGTAAGGTTGTCGGGCTGCATGTATTATGAGAAGAACTTTATATAATGACCGACATATATAGAGCGCCAGACTGTCACAttgcacactcactcatacaggaCTAATGTAAGGTTGCCACCTAATTTGACAAGCATGGCTTTTGGGATGTAGGACGAAACTGACACAGACATGGGGTGAGTGTGCAAACTCCAGAGATGGTGTCATGGCATGGCATTTAAAtatgattattttaatttgattgaattacttttttgtatattattataGTGACTATTGTTAATTCATAGTATTTCACTTTCAGCTATTAATGCTAATTAGTTTGGTTATAAGCTTTTTCCTTAGCAACATTTgctgattgaaaaaaaaacacaaacctgcTTTGTagctaacagttttttttttctttttttctactaATGTATAGGTGTTCCACATCTAGAAATGAAGCATTGCATAAATCCCCCAGGATTTATACAAGAACGGGAGATAAAGGTTTGGTTGTATTTCGTACAAAAATGCATTTCACCTGTGTATCCtaaatcacaaaatgaaaaatataatgttATGCACAGAACAGTTCTGAGAACAGAAGCTCTTATTAAAGATGTAAACCATTGATCATATATTATATCTGATATGGCAAATCTAAATTTGTCTGCGACATGCAGGAGGAAGGGCCAGGATTTGACATAAAGAGTGTGAATCCATACATCTGTCTTGTCTTCTGTCATTGGAACAGGCTGGCAGTGGTAGGGTAATTGTATGGGGTTTCCTTGGCACACATTAGTTCTCATAACACTAACTAAGCGTCATCTGAATGCTATCGCTTGTGCTAACCATGTGCATTATTTTATGGCTACAGTCCACCCTTTTTCAGATGGATAATTTACAAAATCACAGAGCACATGTTATCTCAAAGTGGTCCTACAAACATGACAGTGACTTCAGTTTGCTCAAATAGCTTGTGTGTTCCCCCggcctcaatccaatagagcagcTTTCGGATGAGATGGAATGTTGGAGTTCATGGTTTAAAAAAGCATCACATTTATGCGATGCTGCTGTGTTCACATGGATCAAGATTTCTGCTGAGTTGTTCCAACTCCTTTTTAAACTCATGCCTCAAAGAAATTATTATCAAGTGCCttaattttgtaaacaatatgcacaGAAAcggtagcattgctttgacacttggtgccacCAGTTTACGAAACCAAGCAGAAGTTTGCATACACAGGTtggtgctgccgtgaaaatgtgcatggctttacagtaagtttactttttatatctCTAAAGTGTGCATGAATACTGACGTAAACAACATTTTTCTGCATGTTAACCGTGTATACATTAGGCCCCTGTTGACTTGGCTGGTAACATACGCCGTTTTCTTTCTGTATATTATGTGTATGAAGTTGTCAATTTctgtaaaatgtgttattatattTTCCCATTTCAACATAATATCTCTTCTCTTTATCTTACAAGGGTGGTCCAACACTTTTACAGGAGAAAGAAGACCAAAAGACGATTATGTGTTTGAGGCTTTGGGGACAACAGATGAGTTGACATCAGCCATTGGGTATGTAGTAGAGTTGGTTTTAACAAATATCACAAGAATGCTTGAATTTAATACATATAATTGGATCTAATAATTTAATACTAAGATTAGCTAATGTAACAAAAATTGTCATTTAATGATCAGCCACAGGATTAAATAGAGGAGTCTGTGAAAGAAAGATTTTGCTAAAACTAGTAAACATACATGTCTTCCAGATTGGCCAAGGAATTCTGCATTGACCAAGGACATGCGTTTGTGGAAGAACTGGACCGGGTAAGCATAGAAAAAAATTATCATTGATTTGTTTGATTATTCTCACTCCTGAAATGTTCGTTTTTGTGTTCTCCAGTATTCTTTTGGACTGACATACATAGAAAAGGACATTTAATAGCAACGATTGTCTTTTGGACTGACATACATAGAAAAGGACATTTAATAGCAACGATTGGACATCCTTTTCTGTACCTGCTGAATGGCATTAAAAGTGGCAGGAATACTAGACTtagcagagacagagacagacacagacgCAGGGCTGGAACTTGACCAGCAGAGGCCATACAGTCTCAAAAAAGTTCACCAACTAGCTTGCATCCACAGTGAAGCCATTCAATGTCCGCACTATAGTGTCATGTCTTTGGGTGGGTGGAAGGAAAATTCGATTTCCCTGAaagcaagtaaaaaaataaaaacactggacAGCACTCCAGAGGTAACATTGGGGCCACATGTTGTGATGCATGCTACACACCATGTTGCCCTCAACTGTAATCTATAATCCTCAAACTTTTAAGGAATtctatatatttatgtaaaataCATGAATGATGTTTTGTGCAAGTTACAGATATTCATTTGCAATTGTATTTCATGATGTCTGATTATTTGTAGATCCAGAGTGTCCTGCAGGATGTTGGATCCAATATTGCCACTCCTGTATCATCAGCCAGAGATGGCCATCTAAGTAAAGcctgaatactttttatttaatagtaTTTATAATCTTTTACTTTTTGCATCTTATTTTCCATCTGTTAGAATACTCAACAAAAAAGGACAAAGTCAATGAGTTTTTTGTCCttaatgatttaattttaataaatatagtgtgcaaatgtgttcatttttgtataatCTTTAAGGGCATTGTATAAAGcagagaaggaataatattagttAACTGAGGATAAGCAGTGTAAGTATACTGATAGtgctttttattataaaatatacagttgctgcagtctttaaatttaaaatatttgttccaTAGTACAAAAAAGTCTTTGTCCTAATAGTTgagtttttaatttagtttttgaaTTGCAATGGGACAGGTGTGTGCTGTGAGTCTCAGATAAACTTCTGTTGCAAGAGAGGACCTCTTGTTTTTACCAGCATGATCAGCTACTGGCTGAGTTTCCCTTCAGCAAAATAGCAGAAAATATGTGCTGGAAATTAATCCAGCATCTTAAATTTTGATCCCTGCCACTGTTGAATGTCATAAAGAAGAATAATGAGGAGGTGTTGTCCTGAGTAAATTCCAGAGCAGAGATAAATAGTGCCATGACATCTGGGAGCTCATTCAGAATCACTCAGGTACAGGCGAGTGAAGCTGATATAGAAAGAGAGCCAGTGCTGTATAATGTAACATCTTACCATAGCAGTAGAATTTAATAGGCATTCTTGTTCTCCTGAGCAAGGGGAAATTTTATTTAGTgaacctgaataaaaaaaaaaagtgcatttgacTCTGAGACCATGAGTTCACAACCAACCTGTCagtgcaatggcatgaaatggaGAGGGATGAGACCCTGAGCAATTCCTCATCGGGGACTGGCTATACTGACATTTCTGATAGGCTTTGACCATTGAAAATTTTTTGTAGAGAGAACACGTTTCAATGAGAAGCCAGTCCTGGAGTTAGAGCAATGGATTGATAATTATACTGTGCAGCTGCCAGCTCTGACTAACTTCATTTTGCCTGTAAGTATCCTCATTGTATCTCCTCTGACATTAAAGGTACCAGGGACAGTGTAAGGTAGCTTGTGTTTTGGCTCTGAACAGATAGGTGTCAACTTGATCCTTACACTTACTTGTGCAGTTGGGATACATCGATAGGACTTTATTGAAAATCTGCCCCCAATTGGGAGTCTCAAAtgagtacatttcagaaaataagcAAGATGGCGATTACATTTTCACTAACCTAAACATGGATGAATGAATTGGATAGCTCATATTGGTATGATTGTGACACACACATAAATgtacaatagtttttttttattgctgcatatttttttttctcctttcaagTCCGGAGGAAAAAGCAGCTGTGCCCTACATCTTGCCAGAGCAATATGTCGACGAGCAGAGCGCAGGTGAGTGCGGGCTTTACATACCGAGTTAAAGTGGTTGAGGTGGATGAAAGTCTTTTCTCTAGTGAATTTCTGTAATAATATTTCTGCATCCACATGATGTAATTGGCTAGTTTGGAAGGAGCTCCACCAACTCTGATCTGGAGGAGAAGGTCAGTTGCTTTGTCTTAGCTATTTGCATTTCCAGTCCAGTTTTAGTTGATAATGACTTAAAGTTGGTGCAATTGCTGTTTGTACTCAGCTGATATAAGCCTAAGAATTGAACAGCTTTGCTTTCAACAACAGCAGTCATCTTTTGGatctaaaattttttatattacaatTGACACATTGACCCTTCCCGGTATACCTGTTAACTGGGTTTATGTGTAAtctctttatatattcaggtgaTTTTACATCAGTCTGTAATTTTCCTCCCAGACATCATTCTgttatcaaatacatttttttcccattttgtccAGGTTACtggtaaaacaaaacacattgtaTTTATATTGGGCCAACAACATACCAGCTTCGGTGCACTGTGGCAAAGAGTATACAGGAGTCCATGAGTCAATCAGAGGGGAAGacacaggacacgctggagggactatgtctctcggttggtttgggaatgccttgggattccctCGGAAGAactagtagaagtggccggggagagggaattctgggcatctctgctcaagctgctgcctccgcgacccaatctcggataagtggaagaggatggatagattCCATCACTTGTCTTTTTGTTGGAAAATGTCACATAATAGTCTCCTGTTAATGCAAAAATTGGGTGAAGGCGGTGGCTGTGTTGTTACACAACATTCTCAACCTTCTCAACTTAGAGCTGGCGAGGGGGAAGGCTGGAGTTGCTAGGGATGTTACACGACATGACTAGAGTTACTGGTGTGCACTGTGACTCTATATGACTCCTTAAAGTTAAGTACGGGTTTCAattgaaaatcgctggaaaacgTCATGTAGTGTGTCAGGGATTTAGGAAAATACATATGCCTATCTATCTTTAACTGTCATGTATTACTACTAAGCTGTTTGGTTTTCTGTTTGTCTGAATGTGGCTTGTTGTATCTTGCATTCAATAGTCTGATCACAAAATGTTCAGTTTCATATTGGTATTCCTTCTTCCTTTATCAGGTGTGTAACTCCACTCAGCACTAAcggctgtactgtatatataatctttCGCAAGTGGTATGACAGTGATtctaaaaagaagaaagaaaatgtaacactaaAGAAAGAATATGCTTAACTTCTATTTAATACAGTATCAGCTGAACACTGTCAATAGTACAATATTTGAAGAAGAGCTATTGATGAAATTGTGTTGCAATCAGGGGTTCCTGCACTTGGCTCTagtcactctgtgtgtgtgtgtgtgtgtgtgagagagagagagagtgtggaaGGCATATTGTCCTAGGTATGGGCAGAACCAATGTCTTCCATTTGTCCGTAGGTGAGCCCTAAGGTTCTGTGCAGTTATCAGAGTTTTATGCTTTTCTCAGGTTTCAAAATAAGAACAGGCATTCGCCAAACATCGAATTTCATTCACAGCAACATTCAAAATAGCAGAGAGTGGCCCCGGCCATATATTAATTATGACCAAACAGGGCACATCAGCACTTTTAAATTGCCTGCCCAAATGtgttccacttatttcttcccaTGTCCCTTTCAGGTTCTCTCTGTCAGCTTAATTTCGTGGTtttagatgtatttatttatggctttgaTTTATccatttctaataaaataatgtatttggaATAAACTTCACAGTGGCACGCTTCAAACCTTTGCCAACACCCAATCACAAAACCTGTCTTGGTTCTCCATTTCTTCTTATGTAAGGTCTTCAATAAACCCTAACCCTTCATCATTCATCATATCATACCCCTCATAAGCCACATGCAGGCACCCCCTTTGTAGAGTGTAGTTGTCATTTAGTGTTACTTGTAGATGCTGGTGGTACAGCACAGGATAACAGGACAAGGATGGGTGGGTTTATTTCCTATATTGGTTACTTTTTGAGTCAGCTAATGAAAATTTAattactaaaacatttacaacagtTGGTTCCTGTTAATccataactgttttttttctcttctttgctaTTCCAGTGTGGTTCCTATTGTCCGTATGGGAGAAGCTGATCCCAGTGTTGCCAAGTATCTTAACAGGTTGGTAtccaataaacaacaaaagcagaTCTGAAGTCATGCTGTGTGTACGCGCACGTCTCGCTGTTTCTATCACCATCAATGACCGCTGAAGCTGGTTTACTTGCCATGGCCGACAGCTTGCCAACAACACAAAATGTACGTTTGCATTTATTCAGCTGACGCGTTTCTCTATAAACCAAGTTTCTTGTACagtaaaattatttacattttcttaaatt
This genomic window from Polypterus senegalus isolate Bchr_013 chromosome 12, ASM1683550v1, whole genome shotgun sequence contains:
- the mmab gene encoding corrinoid adenosyltransferase, translated to MTSLLLRRFLQFTLLPVVSKQKCTSICFCRRFCENTEGCSTSRNEALHKSPRIYTRTGDKGWSNTFTGERRPKDDYVFEALGTTDELTSAIGLAKEFCIDQGHAFVEELDRIQSVLQDVGSNIATPVSSARDGHLKRTRFNEKPVLELEQWIDNYTVQLPALTNFILPSGGKSSCALHLARAICRRAERSVVPIVRMGEADPSVAKYLNRLSDYLFTLARFAAMKEQKSERVYRRTDEE